In a genomic window of Temperatibacter marinus:
- the ccoS gene encoding cbb3-type cytochrome oxidase assembly protein CcoS, with translation MDILLILIPLALILGLIGFAAFMWTVKNNQYDDLEGAAHRILMEDENEP, from the coding sequence GTGGATATTTTACTCATCTTAATCCCCTTAGCACTCATTCTTGGCCTTATCGGTTTTGCTGCTTTTATGTGGACTGTAAAAAATAACCAATATGACGATTTGGAAGGGGCGGCTCATCGAATTTTAATGGAGGACGAGAATGAGCCATAA
- the ccoP gene encoding cytochrome-c oxidase, cbb3-type subunit III encodes MADKIERDDHSGVETTGHEWDGIKELNNPAPRWWLMVWLVTTIWAIGYWVVYPAWPTLSGEGERGGTVGNSGWTQYTQLEESQAEILQQRAKYLSDFEKASYSEITKNEALYAFGLAGGASAFKDNCATCHGTGGAGAPGYPNLNDDDWIWGGSLDDIEMTIAYGIRADHEETRYNEMPPFDEMLDQNTIEMITDFILSDQPAGAPAYADNCASCHGDTGRGSQEMGGPNLKDVIWLYAGTRADIIAQIKRPKHGMMPAWHSRLDKQTIRQLSLYVHSLGGGEM; translated from the coding sequence ATGGCTGATAAAATTGAACGCGACGACCATTCTGGTGTTGAAACAACAGGTCACGAATGGGACGGCATTAAAGAATTGAACAATCCAGCCCCGCGTTGGTGGTTAATGGTTTGGCTCGTAACCACAATTTGGGCAATTGGTTACTGGGTCGTTTACCCTGCTTGGCCCACACTTTCTGGCGAGGGTGAGCGCGGCGGCACAGTAGGAAATAGTGGCTGGACACAATATACTCAATTAGAAGAAAGTCAGGCTGAAATCCTGCAGCAACGCGCAAAATATCTGAGTGATTTTGAGAAAGCCTCTTATAGTGAAATCACGAAGAATGAAGCTCTTTATGCCTTTGGCCTGGCTGGAGGGGCATCTGCTTTTAAGGACAATTGTGCAACGTGTCACGGTACCGGCGGGGCTGGAGCACCAGGCTATCCTAACTTGAATGACGATGACTGGATTTGGGGAGGATCGCTTGACGATATTGAAATGACCATTGCCTATGGCATCCGCGCAGACCATGAGGAAACGCGCTATAACGAAATGCCGCCATTCGATGAGATGCTGGATCAAAATACCATTGAAATGATTACAGACTTCATCTTATCGGACCAGCCTGCTGGTGCCCCTGCCTATGCAGATAACTGTGCCTCGTGTCACGGTGATACTGGTCGAGGTAGTCAAGAGATGGGCGGTCCTAACCTGAAGGACGTTATCTGGCTTTATGCGGGCACTCGCGCCGACATAATTGCCCAAATCAAACGCCCAAAGCACGGTATGATGCCTGCTTGGCACTCTCGTTTAGACAAGCAAACCATTCGTCAGCTTTCGCTTTATGTTCATTCTCTAGGCGGCGGTGAAATGTAA
- a CDS encoding ATP-grasp domain-containing protein encodes MSGISLGHMLFDEGAPLRLKEEDKARLKVLFLAKHALAGGKFDKNDGIHSLYHDEIKHCLENLVDDLAVQNSYEALYEASDRNFIFTLFNRGGFRNSEILASCLSEYHSTPYLGAPPSMRGFADDKHLTKLLYGQLGIPTPRWQIYRTSDLSAPAPSFEADRYVVKPNNSSASWGINHGTDWDDLRPFVQELLRNNHDVIVEEYVPGEDVTVPSVGAGRPWILYPMLNPSQDDLNIVTYEQKRGFKGGSSIELFKEREAFPELVEYTKKCNTMIWPYDYGRFDYRIEPNGKVWALEFNLSCNLGQGRAIVESAKELGFSQQDIVESVLANSVERQRVMFEAVCNGEQIRWQM; translated from the coding sequence ATGTCAGGCATTTCCCTGGGTCATATGTTATTTGATGAAGGGGCGCCTCTTCGATTAAAGGAAGAGGATAAAGCGCGTCTCAAAGTATTATTTCTTGCGAAGCATGCCCTTGCTGGCGGGAAGTTTGATAAAAATGATGGCATACATTCGCTCTATCATGACGAAATCAAACACTGTCTAGAAAATTTGGTTGACGATCTTGCTGTTCAAAACAGTTATGAAGCTCTCTATGAAGCATCAGATCGTAACTTTATCTTTACTCTCTTTAATCGCGGTGGATTTAGAAACAGTGAAATTCTCGCCTCTTGTTTAAGTGAATATCATTCTACACCCTATTTAGGCGCACCGCCGTCAATGCGGGGTTTTGCAGATGACAAACATCTGACGAAGCTACTATACGGTCAACTCGGTATTCCAACACCGCGCTGGCAAATTTATCGTACCAGTGACTTATCAGCGCCTGCGCCAAGTTTTGAAGCCGACCGCTATGTTGTGAAACCGAATAACAGTTCGGCCTCTTGGGGCATCAATCACGGGACAGACTGGGACGATCTCAGGCCGTTTGTGCAGGAATTACTGCGCAATAATCATGATGTTATTGTGGAAGAATATGTTCCTGGAGAGGATGTAACGGTACCATCAGTTGGGGCCGGGCGCCCTTGGATTTTGTATCCCATGCTCAATCCTAGTCAGGATGATTTGAATATCGTGACATATGAGCAAAAGCGTGGCTTTAAAGGGGGATCTTCCATTGAACTCTTTAAAGAGAGAGAGGCCTTCCCGGAACTCGTAGAGTATACCAAAAAATGCAACACCATGATCTGGCCCTATGATTATGGCCGTTTTGATTATCGGATTGAACCAAATGGCAAAGTCTGGGCTCTTGAATTTAATCTAAGCTGTAATTTAGGACAAGGCAGGGCAATAGTAGAATCCGCCAAAGAGTTGGGCTTTAGTCAGCAAGACATTGTAGAAAGTGTCCTTGCAAATTCTGTTGAGCGACAACGTGTCATGTTTGAAGCGGTTTGCAACGGCGAACAAATTCGCTGGCAAATGTAA
- a CDS encoding NTP transferase domain-containing protein, translating into MPQNKYTALVLAAQRPGIVNPLAEHFGVSHKCLIKVNGSSMVDRVLTVLDQSDNVGHIALILEDYAIIENLPEVKRLQESGKLTYIKSEQTLSSSVLSAIRTLGTEKMPYMITTADNCFHTVDIIDYFMNEVRDKKAEAAWAMTPDLLVQETYPGTGKITGQHKLIDGVWSNCNIYAICTEAALSSVELFKGGGQFGNKKKRRAMLPMIGVWAFFLYRFGLITLNGLARKASSIFKIKAHAVKMPFADAPIDADDLVSFNFIEDHLIEREGSHRD; encoded by the coding sequence ATGCCACAAAATAAATATACTGCCTTGGTGCTCGCTGCCCAGCGTCCAGGTATCGTTAATCCCCTTGCTGAACATTTTGGGGTGTCTCATAAATGCCTGATCAAGGTTAATGGATCATCTATGGTAGACCGTGTTTTGACTGTATTAGATCAGTCAGACAATGTCGGCCACATAGCCCTTATCCTTGAGGACTATGCCATCATTGAAAATCTTCCTGAAGTCAAAAGATTACAGGAAAGCGGCAAACTAACATATATTAAATCAGAACAGACGCTTTCTAGCAGTGTCCTTTCTGCCATTCGCACTCTAGGCACTGAGAAGATGCCCTACATGATTACAACCGCTGATAATTGCTTCCATACTGTCGATATTATCGACTATTTCATGAATGAAGTCAGAGACAAGAAAGCTGAAGCGGCTTGGGCAATGACGCCAGATCTTCTTGTCCAAGAGACCTATCCTGGCACCGGTAAGATTACGGGCCAGCACAAATTGATTGATGGGGTTTGGTCCAATTGTAATATCTATGCCATCTGTACTGAAGCGGCTTTGTCTTCTGTTGAGCTCTTTAAGGGTGGGGGGCAGTTTGGCAATAAAAAGAAAAGGCGGGCAATGCTACCCATGATAGGGGTCTGGGCCTTCTTCCTCTATAGATTTGGTCTGATTACCTTAAATGGCCTTGCTCGCAAAGCCAGTTCCATTTTTAAGATTAAAGCCCATGCAGTCAAAATGCCGTTTGCAGATGCTCCTATTGATGCAGATGATTTGGTCTCTTTTAATTTTATCGAAGATCATTTGATTGAGCGTGAAGGCAGTCATAGGGATTAG
- a CDS encoding FixH family protein yields the protein MMTEEKMTSEKGIKKPLSGKQFAFMLIAFFLTFASVDAFFIYSAARTHTGLKVENAYEKGLAYNQVVAEAEAQNLLGWNTKIEYFHGVLLATIQDNKGKAISNAEVRAEITRPLSGDYDLSLSLGQRGQGGYGKKLTFPLPGQWDVRIYVKWQNTLYQTSTRLIIQ from the coding sequence ATGATGACTGAAGAAAAGATGACTTCTGAAAAAGGGATTAAAAAGCCTCTTTCTGGAAAACAATTTGCTTTTATGTTGATCGCATTCTTTCTGACCTTTGCTTCAGTTGATGCCTTCTTCATCTATTCTGCAGCGCGGACTCACACAGGATTAAAAGTAGAAAACGCTTACGAAAAAGGACTGGCCTATAATCAAGTTGTCGCAGAGGCTGAAGCTCAAAACCTTCTTGGATGGAACACTAAAATTGAATATTTTCATGGCGTTTTGCTTGCAACTATACAAGATAACAAGGGCAAGGCAATTTCTAATGCTGAAGTCCGAGCAGAGATTACACGCCCCTTAAGCGGGGACTATGATTTGTCCCTCTCGCTCGGGCAAAGGGGACAAGGCGGCTATGGAAAGAAATTAACCTTTCCTCTGCCTGGGCAATGGGACGTTAGGATTTATGTGAAATGGCAGAATACCTTATATCAAACTTCGACACGCCTGATAATTCAGTAG
- the hemH gene encoding ferrochelatase, with protein MSDFKPSDHPKVHRKKTGVLLIALGTPLELTKKSLRSYLSEFLGDPRVVEFPNRFLWKLILNGPLLTLRVPKSLKAYAKIWDYDLDESPLRTITREQGEKLAQDFQERYGDTVRVDWAFRYGSPSIEAKLEEMRKAGVERLVCFALYPQYSASTTASSYDEVFRVLGTMRWQPAIRTVPAYFEEPVFIKALADSVKQSLSTLDFEPDHIVASYHSIPKEYWDKGDPYPCHCFKTSRLLSKEMAWQDDFLLTSFQSRVGPKEWVGPETEALTIKLAQQGVKKLVVLTPAFSADCLETLEEINMELREIFLEQGGEKFHMIPCLNASEAGMKMISTLVQKEAQGWI; from the coding sequence ATGAGTGATTTTAAGCCTAGTGACCACCCAAAGGTCCACCGCAAAAAAACCGGTGTGCTTCTCATTGCCCTTGGCACACCGCTTGAGTTAACGAAGAAATCACTGCGATCTTACCTTTCTGAATTTCTAGGTGATCCAAGGGTTGTTGAATTTCCTAATCGCTTTCTTTGGAAGTTAATTTTAAACGGACCATTGCTAACCCTTCGTGTGCCTAAAAGTTTAAAGGCTTATGCTAAGATTTGGGATTATGATCTGGATGAATCTCCTCTGCGGACAATAACCCGTGAGCAAGGGGAGAAATTAGCACAAGACTTTCAAGAGCGATACGGCGACACCGTGAGGGTTGATTGGGCCTTTCGGTATGGCTCTCCTTCTATTGAGGCAAAATTGGAAGAGATGAGAAAAGCTGGCGTTGAGCGTCTCGTTTGCTTTGCGCTCTATCCGCAATATAGTGCCAGCACCACGGCCAGTAGTTATGATGAAGTCTTTCGAGTGCTTGGCACGATGCGGTGGCAACCAGCCATAAGAACAGTACCGGCTTATTTTGAAGAACCTGTCTTTATTAAAGCTTTAGCAGACTCAGTGAAGCAGTCCCTAAGCACATTAGACTTTGAACCAGATCATATAGTAGCCTCTTATCATTCAATCCCTAAAGAGTATTGGGATAAGGGAGATCCCTACCCTTGCCACTGTTTTAAAACATCTCGGTTGTTGAGTAAAGAAATGGCATGGCAGGACGATTTCTTGCTGACTAGTTTTCAATCCCGTGTTGGACCAAAAGAATGGGTCGGCCCAGAGACGGAAGCTCTTACCATTAAACTGGCACAACAAGGCGTGAAAAAACTTGTGGTTTTAACCCCTGCCTTTAGTGCGGATTGTTTGGAAACTTTGGAAGAGATTAATATGGAACTTCGGGAAATCTTTCTTGAGCAGGGGGGGGAGAAATTTCATATGATTCCATGTTTAAATGCATCAGAAGCTGGAATGAAAATGATTTCAACTCTTGTTCAGAAAGAAGCCCAAGGCTGGATTTAA
- the ccoG gene encoding cytochrome c oxidase accessory protein CcoG: MSDQHEKPVLSTDQPLQLFEKQKRIFPKRVWGKFRKLKWLAMLITLSIYYLAPFLRYNRGPNAPDQAILIDLADSRAYFFFIEIWPQEVYFLTGILIVAAIGLFFLTSLFGRVWCGYLCFQTVWTDLFVWVERFVQGDRNARLKLAKSKWSLEKARKYLTTHALWLLISLGTGGAWVFYFNDAYVLLDQIFHLDVEPSVMGWIIALTLSTYLMAGFAREQVCTYMCPYARFQSAMFDQDSLVIGYDDRRGETRGKLKKGQDLTKRGHCVDCTACVQVCPMGIDIRDGLQMECIACGLCVDACNSVMDKLSLPHGLIRYDTDRGFREDRPNGSPPSVKPHYLRLRTLWYVGILVSVSVGILYGLLTRSPLDLHVIHDRNPLFVTLSDGTIRNGYDIKILNKTHHDKMYKVTFEGADGITTKVQGVGNYSLIALPVFADSVAHFRVFVMAPAQQNPRTPITVTLTDPFTGLTDHYETIFVSKKYDD, encoded by the coding sequence ATGTCTGATCAGCATGAAAAGCCTGTACTTAGTACAGACCAGCCCCTTCAGCTGTTTGAAAAGCAAAAACGGATTTTTCCTAAACGGGTCTGGGGAAAGTTTCGAAAACTTAAATGGCTCGCTATGCTTATTACGTTAAGTATCTATTATCTGGCTCCATTTCTCAGATACAATCGCGGCCCAAATGCTCCAGATCAGGCAATCCTGATTGATTTGGCTGATAGCCGTGCTTATTTTTTCTTCATCGAGATATGGCCTCAAGAAGTATACTTTCTGACAGGGATTTTAATTGTCGCAGCCATCGGATTGTTTTTCTTAACCAGTCTCTTTGGACGCGTTTGGTGTGGTTACCTCTGTTTCCAAACCGTTTGGACTGACCTTTTCGTCTGGGTCGAGCGCTTTGTTCAAGGCGACAGAAATGCTAGATTAAAACTCGCCAAATCAAAATGGTCCCTAGAAAAAGCTAGAAAATATCTGACCACTCATGCCCTATGGCTTCTAATCAGCCTCGGTACAGGTGGAGCTTGGGTTTTTTACTTTAATGATGCCTATGTTCTATTGGATCAGATCTTCCATTTAGACGTAGAACCCTCCGTTATGGGTTGGATCATAGCCTTGACATTGTCGACCTATTTAATGGCAGGTTTTGCGCGCGAGCAAGTCTGTACATATATGTGTCCTTATGCACGATTCCAATCGGCGATGTTTGACCAAGACAGTTTGGTTATTGGCTACGACGACCGTCGCGGCGAAACCCGCGGTAAATTAAAAAAGGGCCAAGATCTCACGAAACGCGGACATTGTGTCGATTGCACAGCTTGTGTTCAGGTGTGCCCCATGGGCATCGATATTCGGGATGGTTTGCAAATGGAATGCATTGCCTGCGGTCTCTGTGTAGATGCATGTAATTCTGTGATGGATAAATTATCCTTACCCCATGGCTTAATCCGCTATGACACAGACAGAGGCTTTAGAGAAGATCGCCCCAATGGGTCACCTCCCAGTGTTAAACCGCACTATCTGCGTTTGAGAACGCTATGGTATGTAGGAATTTTAGTCAGTGTTAGTGTCGGCATTCTTTATGGATTACTTACGCGCAGCCCCCTTGATCTCCATGTCATTCATGACCGTAATCCACTGTTTGTCACTCTTTCAGACGGGACAATCAGAAATGGCTACGACATCAAAATCTTAAACAAGACCCACCATGATAAAATGTATAAAGTGACCTTTGAGGGCGCTGATGGGATCACAACCAAAGTCCAAGGCGTTGGCAATTATTCTCTGATTGCCCTGCCTGTTTTTGCGGATAGCGTTGCCCATTTCAGGGTTTTTGTAATGGCCCCTGCTCAACAAAATCCCCGCACTCCAATCACTGTGACGTTAACAGATCCTTTCACAGGGCTCACAGATCACTATGAAACAATTTTCGTGAGTAAAAAATATGATGACTGA
- a CDS encoding succinylglutamate desuccinylase/aspartoacylase family protein, translating into MKFVLTVLLSIAFSMSSHAGVKERKIITKLKVDDLGAGRHEFYFKAGYRNTGDALLIPVIVFKGTKEGPRLMLTAAVHGDELNGIGVLHRLAAELNPKSLKGTVIMVPGINRTGLENNSRYFHESNGGGSHTDLNRVMPGEKYGHAGERFAYHVWHYLLKNNADKAIDLHTQTRGTAYPLYVFSDFRNAAAKKMAYLLGPDLIKEDKGQKGTVETTFVTHDIPAVTLEIGAPKIFQKDLINRAIIGIKRVMKKDGMIKGETLPVARVKPYVGTKSTTVYTHTGGILMMKVALLDHVKEGQVLGCINDPFGHKLKCYRAPHKGVVLAVSTDPMREPGSMVARLLK; encoded by the coding sequence ATGAAGTTCGTTCTTACTGTTTTACTTTCAATCGCCTTCTCTATGTCGTCCCATGCTGGGGTGAAAGAAAGAAAAATCATCACTAAGTTAAAGGTCGATGATCTTGGGGCTGGTCGACATGAATTCTATTTTAAGGCTGGATACCGTAACACGGGAGACGCTCTCCTGATCCCTGTTATTGTCTTTAAAGGCACGAAAGAGGGACCGCGTTTGATGCTGACAGCGGCTGTTCATGGTGACGAATTGAATGGTATTGGGGTTCTTCATAGATTGGCTGCAGAACTTAATCCTAAATCATTAAAAGGAACGGTGATTATGGTACCCGGGATCAACCGGACGGGCCTAGAAAATAACAGTCGCTATTTTCACGAATCTAATGGAGGCGGATCTCACACAGATTTAAATCGTGTTATGCCGGGTGAAAAATATGGTCATGCGGGCGAGCGCTTTGCGTATCATGTTTGGCACTATCTATTAAAGAATAACGCAGATAAGGCCATAGACCTTCATACCCAAACACGGGGGACAGCATATCCGCTCTATGTCTTTTCTGACTTTAGAAATGCGGCGGCAAAAAAGATGGCCTATCTATTAGGGCCGGACCTGATCAAGGAAGACAAAGGGCAAAAAGGCACAGTAGAGACAACATTCGTGACTCATGATATACCAGCCGTAACATTAGAAATTGGCGCGCCCAAAATATTTCAAAAAGATCTTATTAACCGCGCCATTATTGGCATCAAACGCGTCATGAAAAAGGATGGCATGATAAAAGGAGAAACTCTTCCGGTTGCTAGAGTGAAGCCTTATGTGGGCACAAAGTCCACAACTGTTTATACCCACACGGGAGGCATTTTGATGATGAAAGTCGCTTTGCTCGATCACGTGAAAGAGGGGCAGGTCCTCGGCTGTATTAATGACCCCTTTGGCCATAAATTAAAATGTTATAGAGCGCCTCATAAAGGCGTCGTTTTAGCAGTCTCCACGGATCCTATGCGAGAGCCTGGATCAATGGTTGCACGTCTCTTAAAATAG
- a CDS encoding copper chaperone PCu(A)C yields MKFLITLMMLMSSFASMAHDGHKDSLEISNVWARETLGRTMSAAAYLTIKNIGHHDDHLVSVSSKIAAVTEIHLSKMENNMMMMAPVDGGLPLPKKKILRLKPQSYHIMMMRLTKPLAKGDVFPVTLTFKKAGDVEIFVEVRGIDGKK; encoded by the coding sequence ATGAAATTCCTTATCACCCTTATGATGCTTATGAGTAGCTTTGCTAGCATGGCCCACGATGGCCATAAAGATTCTCTAGAAATCAGTAATGTCTGGGCTAGAGAGACCCTTGGTCGTACCATGAGTGCGGCCGCATATCTCACCATCAAGAATATCGGTCATCATGATGATCATCTTGTTTCGGTCTCCTCAAAAATTGCTGCAGTTACTGAAATCCATCTTTCAAAGATGGAGAATAATATGATGATGATGGCGCCTGTAGATGGCGGTCTTCCTCTCCCAAAAAAGAAAATACTTCGGCTTAAGCCCCAAAGCTATCATATCATGATGATGCGGTTGACCAAGCCATTGGCGAAAGGCGATGTTTTTCCCGTAACGCTGACTTTTAAAAAAGCAGGCGATGTCGAAATTTTTGTCGAAGTTCGTGGAATTGACGGTAAGAAATAA
- the pip gene encoding prolyl aminopeptidase — translation MKRNLYPPIEPFAASHLSVGAGHEIYLEQSGNRYGIPVVFVHGGPGGGTSPLQRRFFDPSKYHIILFDQRGCGKSRPHASLENNTSWDLVADMEAIRLHLNIDQWIVFGGSWGSTLALLYAEKYPEKILNLVLRGIFLLRQKELDWFYGPGSGSIFPEAWDEFLAPLSEEERKMPIQSYYDILTGDDLERQLEAAQAWSVWESSTVTLVQDRFQIEQARDPYFALPFARIEAHYFVHKGWLEEDNQILRDTYKLKNIPTTIVQGRYDAICPPVSAYELKKAMPWAKLKIVDVAGHSAFEPDILHELIKSMDQIAQETDCS, via the coding sequence ATGAAAAGAAATTTATACCCACCAATCGAGCCTTTTGCCGCCTCTCACCTGAGTGTTGGTGCGGGTCACGAGATTTATTTAGAGCAATCGGGTAACCGATACGGTATCCCAGTGGTATTTGTACATGGGGGACCAGGCGGCGGCACTTCGCCATTGCAACGTCGGTTTTTTGATCCTTCGAAATATCATATCATCCTCTTCGATCAGCGGGGGTGTGGTAAAAGCAGACCGCATGCAAGTCTAGAAAATAACACCTCTTGGGATTTAGTGGCTGATATGGAGGCTATTCGTCTCCACTTAAACATTGATCAGTGGATTGTGTTTGGCGGCTCATGGGGAAGCACTCTAGCTTTGCTTTATGCAGAGAAATATCCTGAAAAAATATTAAACTTGGTTCTGCGAGGGATCTTCCTTCTACGTCAAAAAGAGCTGGATTGGTTTTATGGCCCTGGATCAGGTAGTATCTTCCCAGAAGCATGGGATGAATTTCTCGCTCCTCTGTCCGAAGAAGAGCGTAAAATGCCTATCCAGTCCTATTATGACATCCTCACAGGCGATGATTTAGAGAGGCAATTAGAGGCCGCACAAGCTTGGTCTGTTTGGGAGTCTTCAACAGTCACTCTTGTTCAAGACCGCTTTCAAATTGAGCAAGCAAGGGATCCGTATTTTGCCTTGCCTTTTGCAAGAATTGAGGCTCACTATTTTGTTCATAAAGGTTGGCTTGAAGAGGATAATCAAATCCTAAGAGACACATATAAACTTAAGAACATCCCTACGACAATCGTCCAAGGTCGTTACGATGCAATTTGTCCTCCTGTCAGTGCCTATGAACTGAAGAAAGCGATGCCTTGGGCAAAATTAAAGATTGTAGATGTTGCTGGCCATTCAGCTTTTGAACCTGACATCCTTCACGAACTCATCAAATCGATGGATCAAATTGCCCAAGAAACGGATTGCTCATAA
- a CDS encoding copper-translocating P-type ATPase, giving the protein MAEYLISNFDTPDNSVDQMGSECLHCGEACPDGREYCCEGCHSAQVILKNEPYETSLSQFSEALEDGSFKVTLSISGVHCASCIQAIEKKLLSQRHIQSARVNMSTERLSFTWRGEQHLGDTSCRQIEAMGYALRPLDQVALSGVKSEEEKLLFKAIAASGFAAGNIMLLSVGLWTSSSDIMGLAVRDFLHWVSALIALPAVAYAGQPFFKSAWSVLKEGYTNMDVPISLAIILASCMSIFETINHGEHVYFDSAVMLLFFLLIGRYLDARARGKARESAANLLSKLVGQARIKVGNSFDMIPLDQVMPEMIVYVNVGENIPTDGTILNGTSDIDMSLITGESLPVSSQKGDRVYAGTTNLSSSLEIQVSSKKEQSLLNTIVSMMETAEQGNARFVRLADRAARFYTPAVHSLALGTFLFWVLFTTIPWQVALLHSVTVLIITCPCALGLAVPVVQVLASSLLMRHGILPKSGDALEKLAEIDTVIFDKTGTLTKGILTLPSPSHPQEIMQLAASMAAQSSHPLSRALAAQYDGELLPLTVQEKVGSGLQAEWEGKHYQLGSRRWLHISSDSDSEGAELWLKGPGLDPYRFVFQDELKTDSAELITFLQKTGLTVHLLSGDRSSEVLTVAEKVGIRSWYADMKPSDKTQFVENLQQEGHKVLFVGDGLNDAPALAAAHVSMSPSTAIDISQNAADIVFQGVILSPLKTAWLTSKLSARLIKQNFGLAILYNMIAVPFAILGYVTPMIAAIAMSSSSLVVISNSFRLRLVRAIQANR; this is encoded by the coding sequence ATGGCAGAATACCTTATATCAAACTTCGACACGCCTGATAATTCAGTAGATCAAATGGGATCGGAATGTCTTCACTGCGGCGAGGCTTGCCCTGACGGTCGTGAGTATTGCTGTGAAGGCTGTCACTCAGCTCAGGTTATACTGAAAAATGAACCCTATGAAACGTCATTATCTCAATTTTCTGAAGCGTTAGAAGATGGTAGTTTTAAAGTAACCCTCTCTATCTCAGGTGTGCACTGTGCCAGTTGTATTCAAGCTATAGAAAAAAAGCTTCTTTCTCAGCGTCATATTCAGTCGGCTCGTGTGAATATGTCGACGGAGCGTCTGTCCTTTACCTGGCGAGGCGAGCAGCATTTAGGAGACACCTCCTGTCGGCAGATTGAAGCAATGGGCTATGCCCTTCGCCCGTTGGATCAAGTGGCACTATCAGGCGTAAAAAGTGAAGAAGAGAAGCTCCTGTTTAAGGCTATAGCTGCCTCTGGCTTTGCAGCTGGTAATATTATGCTCTTATCCGTAGGTCTTTGGACTTCCTCTAGTGATATTATGGGGCTTGCAGTCAGAGATTTTCTCCACTGGGTCTCTGCCCTTATTGCCCTGCCTGCAGTGGCATATGCAGGACAACCTTTCTTTAAGTCAGCATGGTCAGTGTTAAAGGAAGGCTATACAAATATGGATGTACCTATCTCGCTGGCCATTATTCTTGCTAGCTGCATGAGTATTTTTGAGACTATCAATCACGGCGAACATGTCTATTTTGATAGCGCCGTCATGCTTCTTTTCTTTCTTCTCATTGGGCGATATCTTGATGCAAGAGCACGAGGGAAAGCGAGGGAAAGTGCCGCAAATTTGCTCTCAAAATTAGTCGGTCAAGCACGCATCAAGGTTGGCAATTCTTTTGACATGATCCCCTTAGATCAAGTGATGCCAGAGATGATTGTTTATGTGAATGTAGGGGAAAATATCCCAACAGATGGAACAATTCTAAACGGGACAAGCGATATTGATATGTCCTTAATTACTGGAGAAAGTCTTCCTGTCTCAAGCCAAAAAGGCGATCGGGTTTATGCTGGAACAACCAATCTCAGTTCTTCCCTAGAGATTCAAGTCTCCAGCAAAAAAGAACAAAGCTTGCTAAATACCATTGTGAGCATGATGGAAACTGCTGAACAAGGGAATGCTCGTTTTGTTCGCTTAGCAGATCGTGCAGCGCGCTTCTATACACCTGCTGTTCACTCCCTAGCACTCGGAACTTTTCTCTTTTGGGTCCTCTTTACCACAATTCCTTGGCAGGTTGCTTTGCTTCATTCGGTTACAGTTTTGATCATCACATGCCCTTGTGCTTTGGGGCTTGCAGTTCCAGTTGTCCAAGTTCTTGCCAGCAGTTTATTGATGCGGCATGGCATTCTTCCAAAGTCCGGTGATGCTTTGGAAAAATTGGCCGAAATTGATACGGTGATATTTGATAAAACCGGCACGCTTACAAAGGGCATCCTCACTCTCCCTTCCCCGTCGCACCCTCAAGAAATAATGCAATTGGCCGCCAGTATGGCAGCACAGAGTAGTCACCCACTCTCTCGTGCTTTAGCTGCTCAATATGACGGCGAACTACTTCCTTTAACTGTTCAAGAAAAAGTTGGCAGCGGTCTTCAAGCTGAATGGGAGGGTAAACACTACCAACTGGGGAGCAGGCGCTGGCTTCATATCTCTAGCGACAGTGATTCTGAAGGGGCGGAACTCTGGCTAAAAGGCCCGGGCCTTGATCCCTATCGTTTTGTTTTTCAGGATGAATTGAAAACAGACAGTGCTGAGCTGATCACCTTTCTTCAAAAGACAGGGTTAACCGTCCATCTTCTCTCGGGAGACAGAAGTTCAGAGGTTCTGACTGTCGCAGAAAAAGTCGGTATACGAAGCTGGTACGCGGACATGAAACCCTCAGATAAAACACAGTTTGTAGAAAATCTTCAACAAGAGGGCCACAAAGTCCTTTTTGTTGGGGATGGCTTAAATGATGCACCTGCTCTTGCCGCAGCGCATGTCTCCATGTCACCGAGCACAGCAATCGACATCAGTCAGAACGCAGCCGACATCGTTTTTCAAGGCGTGATTCTATCCCCCCTGAAGACCGCATGGCTCACATCCAAACTATCGGCCCGCCTAATCAAGCAAAACTTTGGGTTAGCTATCCTTTATAATATGATTGCTGTCCCATTCGCGATTTTGGGCTATGTGACACCTATGATCGCAGCCATTGCTATGTCATCATCTTCGCTTGTGGTAATATCCAATAGTTTCAGGCTGCGGTTGGTCCGTGCAATTCAAGCAAATCGATAG